CCTGACACCCGGTATACTGGAACATTTCACAGGACCTGGTGGCGGCGTTATACCAATAACGACGGACCGCCGAGGTACAGTCCCCGAGACGTTTTGGTTGGGTGCATAGGGACTGAGCAGTTGGGCAGCAGACTTTGTGGGATCCTTGGCAAGAGTGGGAGGATGGACAGTCGGCGTTAGTCTCGCATCGCTGCCATTCCTCGCCGATTCGCAATGGGTTTCCGTTCTCGCAGACCACTGAAATGAGTTAATTTTATAAGAATGTGCTGGTTACCTAGATGCGATTCTAAAGATTAGGGTAAGATCGGAGCCTGATGTCAAGTTCAAGGATCGGAGATTGACTTACACTTTGAGCAGAAGGACTCGCAGTCTTGCTTCGTAAGGAAATTGTTGTAATTTCCGAGCCCGTGATACAAGAAGTTCACACAACGTCCCTGATCTATGTCGTAGTAGTAGCGAGTTACTGCTTTGCTGGAAAAGTCCAATTTTTACATTCACGACTGTCATAGAGAATCCGTGGAAGCTAgattcattctttttttaatttcgagctgttttcagtaaaaattgttAGCAAATAAGTCAGAACAGAATGAAACTTACTGCCCAGCAATCTGTAGACCTCTATCATAGTTCTCTGGTGGCTTAGTTAGCAACATCCTTCCACCATTAGCACTACAAATGTGCGAAGCGGTTGGACAACATGTTTGCTGGGATCCTATAAGTGTACATTGATGTTCTTGGTCACACCTGGAAGTTGAAGCTAGACAGTTTGTTCGGGGAACTTCGTCTAGGATTGAGAATTTGGATGAGGCAAATTCAGGAGCTCCACGGCGGCATGCTGAAGTTTTATCGGATTTGGAAAAGCTTTACAGCTTCAGAGACTTACTATCCCTACAGTAGGATTCACAGTGCTCTGCGGTTCTAAAGTTGTTTGGAGAAGCATTGGTGATAGTGTCAGGATCCCACATAAACTGCACACAAGTTCCCGTCGCCGAGTTATACCACCACCTGGGCACCGATGGCTCGTCACCGGACTCCAAGGGCTGGATACAAACGAAGGCTCTGTTATGACAACAGATTCCGTCGACTTTCTCGGAATACTCGTTGAAAAGATCATTGTTCACTTGAGGATGAGAGATGCAGTTATAGGTGTCCGCGATGAAAACATCCTGCTCACCATCCGGATAGACACACCATGTCGAGCCATCTCCACCATTAGAAGTGCGGACCTCTGAGGAAAGGGAGTTGCACAGAACTGGCCTGAAACGTTAATTTTGATGAGGTTAGTCAAACTGTGGCATTACATATAGTTTCCCGGATTCAATGGATGTGTGCTAGGATTAGCCAGAACAGTCGCTGGATTCGGATTTCCATTGTGTGCCTCAGGAAGTGGGCATGCTGGTGGGATTGCAGATGAGATGCATACTGTACCATCTCTTGTTCGGCTGGGTACAGTTTCCTTTGGGCACTCGCAAAGACCAGCAGATGTGCAGATGGTTCCAGGCCATACAGCTTCACATTGTCGATTTTCCACACAGCCTGACTCGCCGGGGTTTACTTCTGCAAGATATTGATGTTGATGGGGAAGAAATTAGGATTGGGGTTTAGTGATTTTTCTGTTAGATCTTCCAACCTGATACGGAAACCCCCCTAtttcctacagtaacctactCGGCCAACAATGTTGCGAAATCGACACAAAATCACTCAAACAACTGCAGACACCGCCGCCGCAGAACATTCCCCGCTGGCAATCAGTATTAAAATTGCAGACGTCTCCAACTCTCGAGGATCCCGTCGTGGCTCGCCGTCTTCTTATGTGATTGTCGGTGGTCTCCTCCTGCACACACTCTCTCGTGATTTGATTGAAAACCGCTGGCGGCATGTTGCGATGTGAGCAATCAAACTGAATCACCTgtaagtttagttttttttttttgcaccaGTGTTTGCAGAGCATGACCAGTGCGCAGTGTTTGAGGtcctaggttttttttttggaacttggACTTTTGTGAAGGTTTGGCCAAAAATGAGTTGAAACTTGTTCAAACTAGCTTGCTTGTGTTCGAGATATAAAAActatcaaccaaaaaaaaaatcaacagccATTAGTTGTTGTACAATATTAATAACGGTTGATAATACCCAATAAAAACTGAAGTATAACTTAGGGATTACTCACTTATTTATCAGAACTACCAGACGCTGGAAACCCCCTAtttcctacagtaacctactCGGCCAACAGTGGTGCAGTGTATGCCAGCAtctcaattttaaacatttcccACTTACCTCTCCATCAATGCACATGAAATACTTGGACGGGGTGTAGtttacttttctgaaaattttcaatagtaCAAGTCTTCAATATTATTCCAAAATCTTCCCTACTTTGTATCATTATTACATGTGTACACTGGGAGCCTGTCGAAGTTGTTACATGGCTGGCCTACGGCCACTAGATCGCATTCGTCGCAGTATGAGTCCTCTTCGCAGTAGGGGGTGGCAGTGTGAATCACTGTAAAATGGTAAGTTACATGTATAAGGTTTTTAATAACTACGACAATATATTTAAGTAGTCTAACTATGGCTACAACTGATGTAGTggtgttttttgtaaaatttgacaATCAGTATATACTTCTAGAGCAGCTAATAACATTAGTTAGGTACATTGGTATTGTAGCATTAATATTAATATTGTAAAATACGCCGTTACTAAAAATATATGATGATGGTGTTAATAATAACAGTGACAATCATAAAATAGTATCACGACTTGCCATTTGTAATGTGTattgctacagtaaccctaaaCTAGGTTACTATGGGATTCACAAAACTAGAAAGTAAAGTACCTACTATGTTCTTACTGTTGTTATCAGTTAGTTATTATTCGGGATTATACACACAATTGAGGTTTAATAGATCAAATTAAGGTGGTACGTAGAATTAGAAGTAGACTTACAGTTAGCTATCCATAGCACGTGGAATAGTGTTCCTCCGGGCCTTAACCGCATAATGTGATGACTGAGAGCCGCCGCACaaaaacagctgaaaaataaaatgttacaaaatttaatatgCGGTTGAGGAAAAAGGAAGTAGAAATGAATAGGTGGGGGGAGAAATTCATCCTAATCAAGATGAGGGGCGTGTGTATCTTGTCGCAAAAAGTTCGTGCGCCCCGGTGCTCGGAGTGGAACACTGTGCACGGACAATAGGTCATAGAGATATTAATTGGATATCTATGAGCTGAATGGatactcacacacacacacacacacacactttaTCACAACTTATCAAGTGGTCACCGATTGACGACGACCGATTTCACGCGTTTTGACACCTCTTGAGTGTGTGAGAGATAGACTATTTGctttttgggaaaataatactgcgtgtgtgtgtgtgtgcgatGCTTTTTCGGATCGATATGGTACTGGAGATGTCCCCCTACCATCTTTTTAGGGAGTGTCTAGACGTTGTTGTGGGGATTAGGCGtattttgttgcaatttttcgacaaaaaaatatttggagagCGGTTCTGaacaggggtgcgcggcaatcggaaatttctgacaatcggcaattttggcaattgccggttttgaaacatttcgccgatcggcaattttgacaattactggttttggaaattttcggtaattttcaaacctaaatatatattgtattgtattgtattgtgtttattacgattgaaatcgtgatcaaaaataaatagtatAAAGACATGAATAAGTTAATatatcggaaattttaaaaaattcacctCGTTTTCTGTATTCGGTTAGtcattttttaagagaaaacgGTCAATCATTAAAggattaaaacattttgagcttgaaaaaaaggtAATTTCAAATAGAATGCATGTTTAGGCTCCTAAATCTACaaaagtttctcaaatttatattttcggaaattctgattttcggcaatttcggcaatgtCCTCGGTAAAACGTTGCAACTTTATAGCATACTCTCACAACTTCGTTCTGGTTTTTAATATGTATACTCCTACCAACTTCTGCCAACTCTAGAATCATTTTGACTGATgttatttctaggccattagGCCGCCTTCCACAAAAAAACCCAGAAACTTATTAACAAACTGTGTATTCTTTTTCCAATAAcataaaaaactcaccatcATATTTAAATAACTAATAACATAAATAggcgaaaaataattaataacAAAGAGGAGAAGGAAAGGAGTGAACTATTATTAAATATGAGGTGTTTCGagaggaagagagagagatagtAATTTTCGAGGTAAGGATTGTTGTGCGTGTAGATCAACgggaaaatattaataataataataatagggAACTCTAATAAATAAATGCTAACTTATGTGTAcattaacaacaaaaaatgctcatttctTTTCCTGGATCTCCTGACTCTCGTCCTTTTGCACTTCTTTGAACCGCTGAAGAATTCTGTCATGATGCTTGTGCAGATAATCGAAAAGATCTTCGACTTGTGCTGTGTAGTGagggtttttttggttttcgtaGGTTTTGTGCTCGATTTGATGCATAACAGGCTCACGGAATTCCTGGAAAAggttatagttttttttttgagtggcGGAAAGAGAGACAGAGACACATAGACAACCATGTGGTGTCAGGATGTcctattacggtttgatcaacaagaaatgcgggaattttttccgtAGAAAAacgtgacgtcagcacactttTAACCATTCGAAATCAATTTAGAAATCTGCGTCCAGACGCGtcgcaatttttgtagatcaagggGGTTatgctatttaaaaaaaaaaaaaaaaaaacagtatgatttttgtctaaatttattggagttttcaaaaattttacacaaTTATTTTAGCTTTGTCGAAACACATACCTCAAGTTCTTCAAGATTCAACTCGAAAAGTTTGGGAGCATTGGCTCCGAAGTTCTTCATCACATGCTTGATCAGCGCTTTTTCCTCAGGTCTTTGAAAGAATCTGCAATTGCGAGAGAAACATTCGAGGGTTTCGCAACAGAATTCCTTctgaaattcattaaaaaatatatagcgggaaaaaatgttcgaaaaaaagtgttccttgagaattttttaatagaagtttttttctgcaattaatttttgtgaacGCCTATTTTAGAGGTGTCCGTTTGAATGATATAAAGAATCAATGTATGAGTttaaaaatactcaaaaattgtgaaataaaaCTGACCAAAAACAGCGGATAAATTTCGCTCATTTCTATTAATCCATTCTTGTAGTTTTTGATGAGATttgattcgaaaattttttccttcttccaAGTGGACCGCCCAGGAGATGTGAACGTTGCGTATGCTGTAATtatttcatttcgaaaaattataattaagtTGTATCACAGACTGTCTAGCTTCTAgggattttctattttttggaaaacatctgaaaatttggtgggaaatttttataagttATCTTTTTATTTCCTCCCAACAAGgtacatttttccaaaagcttGCAAAATATTCTTATCcacagaaaaagttttaaagatattcagaaaattgtatcaaaaaaatttttttttttttaaagttgtataaaaaatttttcgaaaaactatcAGAATTCTTGTATAAAacatattgcaaaaaaatttttgaaaaaaaaatttttttttttgaaaattgtatcgAAGTTTTAgacaaatcattaaaaaaaaatcaaagacgATATTCGTTTTAAAGCCAAAATTTGCAAGAATAACTTACTATCCTTGGGACAATTAAAGCCTTTATTACATATTCGATCAATTATGATCATGATCTGATCATCGGTGAAAATCACCTTCTCCTCGGCGATCAGCCCTTGAATGGAGAGGTACATAAATATATAGAACATTGATAAGTACTTCATGATGGTGATCTGTAATTAggtttggaaaaatattaactgaaaaaaagaaaagatgagAAGATTAAAGACAATTTTGgagaatatagaaaaaattaattagcaACATAAACGAGCGAAAcgttataaaaaaatgtttacttgTCATTAAATCAAACTTCAGAGAGTGACCACTGAAGAGGGAAAAGGAGAAGGGGGCAAGAAAATTAATGTCCAGAGTTCTTTTAAAGGGAGCACAGAGGGGAGAAGTAGGCGGGACTTGGTTTCTTTTTTGCAGatgtaaacatttttctgtggGGGGAAGGGGGGAGTGGTAGATTTGATCAGAAGGAACAAATTGAACTCGATAAGGAAGGTTATAGGCAACCGAAAATGTGATAAGTAATAAGCGGTAAGAGAtccaattttgaattaaaggtatttctgactttttttgaCAACTCGAGGTAGCATACCAGTTGGTAACATAATATAACAGAGGTTTTCGATGCCTATATGTAAGAGTTTGCTAAGAGAACCCCTATATCTGTGTAAGCCATAAACccacaaaatacaaaaacgaTAGTATTCTGTTGTGAActttatggattttttataatattagGTTGAACCGGAAGTCTTTGTGACTTTTTAAATCGTTTATTTCTCGTAGCCATTTTGAAACTTCCATGGGTATTGAAGGTTCTCCCTCCGAGGACACGAGCCACATCTGAAAACGACCAGTATTCAGATGGAGCAGTGCCTTGAGAATACGGAGGGTAAAGGAGAACCATCCATCCACGCCTGGCCAGTTCTTGCAATACTTGTTTCAAGCCGTAGGGACAAGcgttgttttgttgaaaatggagTTGCTTGTCCATCAGGGGTGAACGATTGAAGACTTTCTTCAGGTTCCGTGGTTAGATAATG
The nucleotide sequence above comes from Caenorhabditis elegans chromosome III. Encoded proteins:
- the T22F7.4 gene encoding DUF19 domain-containing protein (Confirmed by transcript evidence) — encoded protein: MKYLSMFYIFMYLSIQGLIAEEKVIFTDDQIMIIIDRICNKGFNCPKDTYATFTSPGRSTWKKEKIFESNLIKNYKNGLIEMSEIYPLFLKEFCCETLECFSRNCRFFQRPEEKALIKHVMKNFGANAPKLFELNLEELEEFREPVMHQIEHKTYENQKNPHYTAQVEDLFDYLHKHHDRILQRFKEVQKDESQEIQEKK